GTCAGTCCCACATGGGCCACCACGCCTGACCTTAGACACGACGACGCCGGGCCATGGCCCGGCGTCGTCGTGTCTGGAAGGCTCCTACGAGGGCTCGCGTCACGGCGCCGGCATCAGCCAGGCCTTCCGCTCGTGCGCTCGGATGCTGCCGCCAGTGCATGCGCGAGCCGGCTCGTCATCGGCGAGGCCACGCCGCAGCGTCGGCAGATGAGCGCTGACCCGAGACAGCGCCTGCTTGAGCCGCCAGCCATAGCGCACCTCGGCCATCAAGGCGCGCTCCTTGAGCCGAGCCGCGAGGCCGGCGGTGACCAGCAAGCCGAGCAGCCCCCCCAGCGCATTGAGCCAGACACTCGAGCCGAGGGTCCGGGTCAGCAGCTGGGAGAAGCACAGCCCCAGCACCAGGAACAGCGCGGCCATGGCGATCGCCACCCGCCGCGACTGGCGACGATAGGTCTCGGGGTCATGGGCCTCGAAGCGAAAGTCCATCGGTGCATCCTGAAGGGGAGTCGGACGGGTGACGCCCATCAGGCGTCCCGCAGGCGCTCGGCGGCGGTCAGCAGCAGATGCTCGGTGGTCTCCCAACCGAGGCAGGCATCGGTCACCGAGACGCCGTAACGCAGAGCGCCGGGCTTCAACGGCTGCTTGCCCTCGTGCAGGTGACTCTCGAGCATCACCCCGACCAGCCCGGTATCGCCGGCCAGGCGCTGGCTCAGCACGTCGAGCAGCACCTCGCCCTGACGCCGATGGTCCTTGCGCGAATTGGCATGACTGCAGTCGACCATGATTCGCGGCGCCAGCTTCGCTTCCTTGAGCGCCCGGCGACAGGCCGCCACCTCGGGCGCCCGGAAGTTGGGCTCGCCCTGGCCGCCGCGCAGCACCACATGAGTGTGCGGGTTGCCCGGCGTGCGGCGCATCACCGGCCGGCCATCGGCGGCGATGGCCGGGTGATGATGAGGGTGGGCGCTGGCGTGAATGGCATCGATAGCCACCTGGACGCCGCCGTCGGTGCCGTTCTTGAAGCCGACCACGGCGCCCAGGCCGCTGGCCAGTTCGCGATGAATCTGGGATTCGGTGGTGCGGGCGCCGATCGCCGTCCAGGCCAGGAGGTCATCCAGGTAGGGCGCGACCATCGGCTGCAGGAGCTCGGTGGCAACCGGCAGCCCCATGTCGACGATCTCGCGCATCAGCGACCGGGACAGGGTCAGGCCCGTTGCCATGTCATCGGCGCCCTCGAGACCAGGATCGTAGGCCAGCCCCTTCCAGCCCACGGTGGTGCGCGGCTTCTCGACATAGACCCGCATCACCAGCAGCAGGCGGTCCTCGACCCGGCGGGCCAGCGCGGCGAGACGCTCGGCATAGTCACGGGCGGCCTTGGGGTCGTGGATCGAACAGGGGCCGACCACCACCAGCAGGCGATCGTCGCGGCCGTCGAGGATGGCGCGAATGGCCTCACGCTGCGCTTCGACGCGCTCGGCCGATGCAGGCGTCAGCGGCAACTCGCGACGCAGCTCGTCGGGGGTCGGCAGCGTGGTCTCCTCGACCGTCAGGGCCGTGGCGGAGTCACCGCGAGTGTCGGCGTTCAGGGGGGCCTCGGTGTCCCGGCTTTCTTCAGCGGGGCGGGGGGCAACAAGTTCGGGGGCGGACAGGCTGGCGTTCATGGGGTAAGGCTCCGGCTAGGCGATTGACGTCGAGTCGTGCGGCCACCGAGAGCATGCCGGCCGGAGGTGGCGACTTGTGCCGACCGGGCGTCGCTAAATCGCCAATAGCCATACGCGTTCGGGTAGCGGGGCGATAGGGTCATGGCAAAAGCGGCGTGGCGGTCGAACATCGCGTGTCTTCCTTGCGGGCTAGAGGCCCGATGTATGAGTGACAGACAATCAGATACTAAAAACCCCCGATCGGGTTGCCGACCGGGGGTTTCAAGACATCGGAGGCAACCCTGGGTGGGGCGTACCTCGTGGCACGGGTCAGTGTGACCGCGCCACCGGCACGCCGGCGCTAAACCAATAGCTCCAGAACCGGGGCCAGCCACCGGTCTCGACGCCGTCCAGGCCTCGCGTCTCACCCACGCACAGATCCTCGCCGGCGAGGGCGAGATCAGCGGTGGGGAAGGCAGAGACGAGTGAGCGCATGAGATTCCGATGTCGATCAGGCTGTCTGAAAAAAATGTGGGCAAGACGCCTGCCTTCA
The genomic region above belongs to Halomonas sp. YLGW01 and contains:
- a CDS encoding 3-deoxy-7-phosphoheptulonate synthase is translated as MNASLSAPELVAPRPAEESRDTEAPLNADTRGDSATALTVEETTLPTPDELRRELPLTPASAERVEAQREAIRAILDGRDDRLLVVVGPCSIHDPKAARDYAERLAALARRVEDRLLLVMRVYVEKPRTTVGWKGLAYDPGLEGADDMATGLTLSRSLMREIVDMGLPVATELLQPMVAPYLDDLLAWTAIGARTTESQIHRELASGLGAVVGFKNGTDGGVQVAIDAIHASAHPHHHPAIAADGRPVMRRTPGNPHTHVVLRGGQGEPNFRAPEVAACRRALKEAKLAPRIMVDCSHANSRKDHRRQGEVLLDVLSQRLAGDTGLVGVMLESHLHEGKQPLKPGALRYGVSVTDACLGWETTEHLLLTAAERLRDA
- a CDS encoding DUF3087 family protein, with protein sequence MDFRFEAHDPETYRRQSRRVAIAMAALFLVLGLCFSQLLTRTLGSSVWLNALGGLLGLLVTAGLAARLKERALMAEVRYGWRLKQALSRVSAHLPTLRRGLADDEPARACTGGSIRAHERKAWLMPAP